A window of the Nibribacter ruber genome harbors these coding sequences:
- a CDS encoding NUDIX domain-containing protein, translating into MKPSHSTENPWTTLQTEPKYSNPWISVREDQVINPAGGKGIYGVVSMKNKAIGIIPIDAEGNTWLVGQYRYPLNEYSWEIPMGGGPVELDVLESAQRELKEETGFTAARWTKIARVHTSNSVTDEEGFIFLAEDLTAGETEFEETEDIKIWKIPLAEAVEMAMRDEITDCISVAGLLKAERFLAARKNK; encoded by the coding sequence GTGAAACCATCGCATTCTACAGAGAACCCCTGGACCACCCTTCAGACCGAACCAAAATACAGCAACCCCTGGATTAGCGTGCGCGAAGACCAGGTCATCAATCCTGCCGGTGGAAAAGGCATTTACGGCGTGGTTTCCATGAAAAACAAGGCCATTGGCATCATCCCGATAGACGCGGAAGGCAATACGTGGCTGGTGGGCCAGTACCGCTATCCTTTGAACGAATACTCCTGGGAGATTCCCATGGGCGGCGGACCGGTGGAACTGGATGTGCTGGAGTCTGCGCAACGCGAGTTGAAGGAAGAAACGGGCTTCACGGCTGCCCGCTGGACCAAGATTGCGCGCGTGCACACGTCTAACTCGGTCACAGATGAAGAAGGCTTCATTTTTTTAGCCGAAGACCTGACTGCCGGCGAGACTGAGTTTGAGGAAACCGAGGACATTAAAATATGGAAGATTCCTTTGGCTGAGGCGGTGGAAATGGCCATGCGCGACGAGATCACAGACTGTATTTCGGTGGCGGGACTGCTGAAGGCCGAGCGCTTTCTGGCCGCCCGAAAGAACAAATAA
- the gatC gene encoding Asp-tRNA(Asn)/Glu-tRNA(Gln) amidotransferase subunit GatC, producing MSTNIETLRQLAHLARLEFDETKEQEMLKGLNEILDWVDQLRQLDTANVEPLVHMSEEVNVLREDVAQNTVSHEDALRLAPRKDSDYFRVPKVME from the coding sequence ATGAGCACCAATATAGAAACACTCCGTCAGTTAGCGCACTTAGCCCGGCTTGAGTTTGATGAGACCAAAGAGCAGGAAATGCTCAAAGGCTTAAATGAGATCCTGGACTGGGTGGACCAACTGCGCCAGCTGGACACGGCCAACGTAGAACCGCTGGTGCACATGTCTGAAGAAGTGAACGTGCTGCGCGAAGACGTAGCCCAGAACACCGTGAGCCATGAAGACGCCCTGCGTCTGGCCCCGCGCAAAGACTCAGATTATTTCAGGGTTCCTAAAGTGATGGAATAG
- a CDS encoding lysophospholipid acyltransferase family protein has protein sequence MLPFITSYPLFRLFVSKPKWYRHGHMLNRIWSKVQLRMYLMPVKVRGREFLDPNQKYVFAPNHSSFIDIPMVLAAIPGFLNFVGKKSLTKVPLWGLIYDRLYISVDRKSAVSSAKAYISSKKSLEEGRSVVIFPEGTISEEAGKELLPFKDGPFKLAIEKQVPLVPISMPYNHLFLPDVKGKLVIRYHRLEMTIHRPIPTEGLTLQDVEFLKQQTFSIIQEELHAKNHEHQYRNTPSVSALSPA, from the coding sequence GTGCTGCCATTTATCACCTCCTATCCCCTGTTCAGGCTTTTCGTCTCCAAACCTAAATGGTACCGCCACGGCCACATGCTCAACCGCATTTGGTCTAAAGTGCAGTTGCGCATGTACCTGATGCCCGTGAAAGTACGCGGCCGTGAGTTCTTGGACCCCAACCAGAAATACGTTTTCGCGCCCAATCACAGTTCGTTCATAGATATTCCCATGGTGTTGGCGGCCATTCCCGGCTTCCTTAATTTTGTGGGCAAGAAGTCGCTCACCAAAGTGCCGTTGTGGGGCCTGATCTATGACCGTCTGTACATTTCTGTGGACCGTAAAAGCGCCGTCAGCAGTGCCAAAGCCTATATCTCCAGCAAGAAAAGTCTGGAAGAAGGACGCAGCGTGGTGATTTTCCCGGAGGGGACCATTTCTGAGGAAGCTGGCAAGGAACTGCTGCCTTTCAAGGACGGTCCGTTTAAACTAGCCATTGAGAAGCAGGTGCCGCTGGTACCCATCTCCATGCCGTACAACCATCTCTTTCTGCCAGACGTGAAAGGGAAACTGGTGATCAGATACCATCGTCTGGAGATGACCATTCACAGACCCATACCTACTGAAGGCCTCACGTTGCAAGATGTTGAGTTTTTGAAACAGCAGACCTTTTCCATTATTCAAGAAGAATTACACGCCAAGAACCATGAGCACCAATATAGAAACACTCCGTCAGTTAGCGCACTTAGCCCGGCTTGA